The Haloplanus salinarum genome includes a region encoding these proteins:
- a CDS encoding PQQ-dependent sugar dehydrogenase, giving the protein MHRRRYLAALGAAAAVGGCAGRPRSDGTAADTASPDPDPDGGGTVDGGDDPDVAVETLATDLEVPWGAAYRDGDLYLTERPGRIVRLADGVEPVVADVPVKAVGEGGLLGLAFHPDEPYAYTHQTYEPTGGGTANRLVRHDLTDGWASEPLLTGIPGAHIHDGGRLLVHDDALYVTCGDAASEDRGQDPDVLAGSVLRVTLDGDPHPDNPSGSPVFSYGHRNPQGLVVRDGAVYSTEHGPQVGDEINVLTAGENYGWPEVTGPSDDDRFTDPVTSYTPTIAPASAAVYDGPIEAWRGDFFFGTLVAEHLHRVRFDGGGTDPGVAAEERLFEGEFGRIRTVFTGPEGHLHAVTSNRDGRGSPAATDDRVLRFVPA; this is encoded by the coding sequence ATGCACCGACGACGCTACCTGGCGGCCCTCGGGGCCGCGGCAGCGGTCGGCGGGTGTGCCGGCCGCCCGCGGTCGGACGGGACGGCCGCGGACACCGCGTCCCCCGACCCCGACCCCGACGGCGGCGGGACCGTCGACGGCGGTGACGACCCCGACGTCGCCGTCGAGACGCTCGCGACGGACCTCGAAGTCCCGTGGGGCGCCGCCTACCGCGACGGCGACCTCTATCTCACCGAGCGCCCCGGTCGGATCGTCCGCCTCGCCGACGGCGTGGAGCCGGTCGTCGCGGACGTCCCGGTGAAGGCCGTCGGCGAGGGCGGCCTACTCGGCCTCGCCTTCCACCCCGACGAGCCGTACGCCTACACCCACCAGACCTACGAACCCACGGGGGGCGGGACGGCCAACCGACTGGTGCGACACGACCTGACCGACGGCTGGGCGTCCGAGCCACTGCTCACGGGGATCCCCGGCGCGCACATCCACGACGGCGGCCGGCTCCTCGTCCACGACGACGCGCTGTACGTGACCTGTGGCGACGCCGCGAGCGAGGATCGGGGCCAGGACCCCGACGTCCTCGCGGGCTCGGTCCTCCGGGTCACGCTCGACGGCGACCCCCACCCCGACAACCCCTCCGGCTCCCCGGTGTTCAGTTACGGCCACCGTAACCCCCAGGGGCTCGTCGTCCGCGACGGCGCGGTGTACAGCACCGAACACGGCCCGCAGGTCGGCGACGAGATCAACGTCCTGACTGCGGGCGAGAACTACGGCTGGCCCGAGGTGACGGGGCCGAGCGACGACGACCGCTTTACCGATCCGGTCACGAGTTACACGCCGACCATCGCGCCGGCCAGCGCGGCGGTCTACGACGGCCCCATCGAGGCCTGGCGGGGCGATTTCTTCTTCGGGACGCTCGTGGCCGAACACCTCCACCGCGTCCGGTTCGACGGGGGCGGCACCGACCCCGGCGTCGCCGCCGAGGAGCGCCTTTTCGAGGGCGAGTTCGGGCGTATCCGGACGGTGTTCACCGGCCCCGAGGGCCACCTCCACGCCGTGACGAGCAACCGCGACGGACGGGGGTCGCCCGCCGCGACCGACGACCGGGTCCTCCGTTTCGTCCCCGCCTGA
- a CDS encoding peptidase has protein sequence MFAVALQSTPSLAPPLAILAVLIVLGIVVGAVGSAVARRLSNPVGKYRLLYVGVLLPFALLAYGLLSLLSLGDAVATTVLGDTGGVAAAVLADLAGLLGAGVVGLAAYAPTIRGVRAVRDIDLSTGRALVRMARYVGGVSVVVAIALAPLHLTGTASPLGLTGVLALLVAGLFGGAPWIVAAVRSTTPPTGATRDRLETLRERAALDVRDTLVLDTDDEETATVHVRGPPGYRRLFVTSTFLDRFDDGTAAALLAVQAGQIGTRVQPLRVASVVAAGAPLVASVAGWGPRWALLGVAVLALVAGFWACRRAVRAADDHAAARVGADAVADALDRYAAVHGMEPTRRRVPNPLSATVALGDRIDRLRGR, from the coding sequence GTGTTCGCCGTCGCCCTCCAGTCCACGCCCTCGCTCGCGCCGCCACTGGCTATCCTCGCCGTCCTGATCGTCCTCGGAATCGTCGTCGGCGCCGTCGGTAGCGCCGTCGCCCGGCGCCTCTCGAACCCGGTCGGCAAGTACCGACTCCTCTACGTCGGCGTCCTGCTCCCGTTCGCGCTGCTCGCGTACGGCCTCCTGTCGCTGCTGAGTCTGGGGGACGCCGTGGCGACGACGGTCCTCGGCGACACCGGGGGCGTCGCGGCGGCCGTTCTCGCCGACCTCGCGGGACTCCTCGGGGCCGGCGTCGTCGGCCTGGCGGCGTACGCGCCGACGATCCGGGGTGTCCGGGCGGTCCGGGACATCGACCTGTCGACCGGGCGGGCGCTCGTCCGGATGGCCCGCTACGTCGGCGGCGTGAGCGTCGTCGTCGCCATCGCTCTCGCGCCGCTTCACCTCACGGGCACCGCGTCGCCGCTCGGACTGACGGGCGTGCTCGCCCTCCTCGTCGCGGGGCTGTTCGGCGGGGCACCCTGGATCGTCGCCGCGGTCCGTTCGACCACGCCGCCGACGGGGGCGACCCGCGACCGTCTCGAAACCCTCCGCGAGCGGGCGGCCCTCGACGTCCGGGACACGCTGGTGCTCGACACCGACGACGAGGAGACGGCGACGGTTCACGTCCGGGGGCCGCCGGGCTACCGGCGGCTGTTCGTCACGAGCACGTTCCTGGATCGGTTCGACGACGGGACGGCCGCGGCGCTGCTGGCGGTGCAGGCGGGGCAGATAGGGACCCGGGTCCAGCCCCTCCGGGTGGCGAGCGTCGTCGCCGCCGGGGCTCCCCTCGTGGCGTCGGTGGCCGGGTGGGGGCCGCGGTGGGCCCTCCTCGGCGTCGCGGTCCTCGCCCTCGTCGCCGGGTTCTGGGCCTGCCGCCGGGCCGTGCGGGCGGCCGACGACCACGCCGCGGCGCGGGTCGGGGCCGACGCCGTCGCCGACGCGCTCGACCGTTACGCCGCGGTCCACGGGATGGAGCCGACGCGGCGTCGCGTCCCCAACCCGCTGTCGGCCACCGTCGCCCTCGGCGACCGGATCGACCGCCTGCGCGGGCGGTAG